The Helicobacter ganmani genome includes a window with the following:
- a CDS encoding motility associated factor glycosyltransferase family protein has product MSQSLNSRFDKNLKALFKVNPLLAAQLQILEPNKKYEVYIGQDPLNINIYDKENKTALYAKEPLVQTLEKMKEFEPFKLYPFFYFFGFGNGIFYRLLLNENSKTIKKLFIFEPELEIIYIALNFADFSAEIAAGKLLIFWTGTISFGELDSYLASEGQWIYSRIYNLHLYNSYYGRYDKECLNLNSIITRSLGHHVISVGNDSTDALIGLEHHLQNLPEMITTPSMKELISKVKNTNTAVIVSTGPSLYKQLPLLKQYAPYLTIFCVDASFPILTKHGIKPDIVVTLERVEPTADFYKKTPKSAQKNIIFALTSIVHQETKNSITQGIKTYSMRPFGYTRFFDLKEYGYAGIGMSAANMAYELIVHSKFEKCIFIGQDLAFSPDGKTHSKDAIFGENESQYKKSDNALEKILVPAYGGKGFVETNNVWKMFLNFFEKDITETPYPLEVINATEGGARIEGTKEIPFQEVLESLPKVKKSLIQLTPPTKAEIAANKKQMEAKVKEFLDYGYKKKKMVEKLFLRVVKMTEELERLNRENKLEKINFTKMDKLLEEIDDVKNFFLEDAFIKVFIDAVQSYIVHQELEFAKIVVRPVHTLIEKQVKQIDWLYAHKYWLFSLAGGMDAALETAKRAAKTWMNIPKKYDTTNTITKETK; this is encoded by the coding sequence ATGTCCCAATCTCTAAATTCCCGTTTTGATAAAAATCTTAAAGCCCTCTTTAAAGTCAATCCCTTACTCGCAGCACAACTCCAAATTTTAGAACCCAATAAAAAATACGAAGTCTATATCGGGCAAGACCCTTTGAATATTAATATTTACGACAAGGAAAACAAAACTGCACTTTATGCCAAAGAACCGCTAGTGCAAACATTAGAAAAAATGAAAGAATTTGAACCTTTCAAGCTCTATCCATTTTTTTATTTTTTTGGCTTTGGCAATGGAATCTTTTATCGTCTCTTACTCAATGAAAATTCAAAAACGATAAAAAAACTTTTTATTTTTGAGCCAGAGCTAGAAATCATCTATATTGCGCTAAATTTCGCAGACTTCAGTGCAGAAATTGCAGCGGGAAAACTTTTGATTTTTTGGACGGGAACAATAAGTTTTGGGGAATTAGATTCATATTTGGCAAGTGAGGGACAATGGATTTATTCTCGCATTTACAACTTACATCTTTACAATAGCTATTATGGACGATACGATAAAGAATGCTTGAATTTAAACTCAATCATCACGCGCTCTCTAGGACACCACGTCATTTCTGTGGGGAACGATTCTACAGACGCACTCATCGGACTAGAACATCACCTACAAAATCTCCCAGAAATGATTACAACACCCTCTATGAAAGAACTTATTTCAAAAGTCAAAAACACAAATACCGCCGTGATTGTTTCTACAGGACCTTCGCTTTATAAGCAATTACCGCTTTTAAAGCAATATGCACCTTACCTCACAATTTTTTGCGTAGATGCTTCTTTCCCAATTCTCACTAAACACGGAATTAAACCCGATATTGTTGTAACCTTAGAACGCGTAGAACCTACTGCGGATTTTTACAAAAAAACTCCAAAATCCGCGCAAAAAAATATTATTTTCGCGCTTACGAGTATCGTGCATCAAGAAACAAAAAACTCTATCACGCAAGGCATAAAAACTTATAGTATGCGCCCCTTTGGTTACACAAGATTTTTTGATTTAAAAGAATATGGTTATGCAGGAATCGGAATGAGTGCTGCAAATATGGCTTATGAGTTAATTGTGCATAGTAAATTTGAAAAATGTATTTTTATCGGGCAGGATTTAGCCTTTTCGCCTGATGGCAAAACACATTCCAAAGATGCGATTTTTGGCGAAAATGAATCTCAATACAAAAAATCCGATAACGCGTTAGAAAAAATTTTAGTTCCTGCTTATGGCGGAAAAGGCTTTGTAGAAACAAACAATGTTTGGAAAATGTTTTTGAATTTCTTTGAAAAAGATATTACTGAAACACCTTATCCACTAGAAGTGATTAATGCCACAGAGGGAGGAGCAAGGATAGAGGGGACAAAAGAGATTCCATTCCAAGAAGTGCTAGAATCCCTACCAAAAGTAAAAAAATCTCTTATTCAGCTTACACCACCTACCAAAGCAGAAATTGCTGCCAACAAAAAACAAATGGAAGCAAAAGTGAAAGAATTTTTAGACTATGGCTACAAAAAGAAAAAAATGGTAGAAAAACTATTTTTAAGAGTTGTCAAAATGACAGAAGAGTTAGAACGATTGAATCGTGAAAATAAACTAGAAAAAATCAATTTTACCAAAATGGATAAATTGCTAGAGGAAATTGATGATGTCAAAAATTTCTTTTTAGAAGACGCTTTTATTAAAGTTTTCATTGACGCTGTGCAATCCTACATCGTGCATCAAGAATTAGAATTTGCTAAAATTGTCGTGCGCCCTGTGCATACCCTTATTGAAAAGCAAGTCAAACAAATTGATTGGCTTTATGCACATAAATATTGGCTTTTTTCTCTTGCAGGTGGAATGGACGCAGCTTTAGAGACTGCTAAACGCGCAGCTAAAACTTGGATGAATATTCCAAAGAAATATGACACTACAAATACCATTACAAAGGAAACTAAATGA
- the pseH gene encoding UDP-4-amino-4,6-dideoxy-N-acetyl-beta-L-altrosamine N-acetyltransferase, whose product MSAILPILRGGGNNLEILCLELEDYVVLSDLEKKEVLQWRNHPEVAKNLYNQKEISLAEHFAFIESLRQNPQKQYFLLRFCGVGLGSINFGKKSSEEVEFGFFGNPNLSLSGIGRVLEQVSLVFAFDILGARQLTLEVFALNKQVINLHKKFGFQISKEKEVKGEKVLEMCKDNTRILPLRHCGVE is encoded by the coding sequence ATGTCTGCGATTCTGCCGATTCTGCGGGGGGGGGGGAATAATTTAGAGATTCTTTGCTTGGAGCTAGAGGATTATGTTGTTTTAAGTGATTTGGAAAAGAAAGAGGTTTTGCAATGGCGCAACCATCCTGAAGTTGCCAAAAATCTTTATAATCAAAAGGAAATTTCGCTTGCAGAACATTTTGCCTTTATAGAATCCTTAAGGCAGAATCCCCAAAAACAATATTTTCTTTTGCGATTTTGTGGGGTTGGATTGGGGAGTATTAATTTTGGTAAGAAAAGTAGTGAGGAAGTGGAGTTTGGATTCTTTGGCAATCCGAACCTAAGCCTAAGCGGAATCGGACGCGTTTTAGAACAAGTGAGCTTGGTGTTTGCCTTTGATATTTTGGGAGCTAGGCAGCTTACTTTGGAAGTCTTTGCGCTCAACAAGCAGGTAATAAATTTGCATAAGAAATTCGGCTTCCAAATCAGTAAAGAAAAGGAAGTCAAGGGCGAAAAAGTGCTAGAGATGTGCAAAGATAACACAAGAATCTTGCCACTTCGTCATTGCGGGGTGGAGTGA
- a CDS encoding DMT family transporter — protein MFILCPRFLKSTLKDESYLILAGLSGITIYNLFLNLAMDYSKVSNVSVIIATAPLFTALLAAFLKIEKLSFIFFVAFILCMSGIVLLSYEDEGFSFNPLGDSFALLSALGWAAYSLLILKIMHKRGNLILITRRIIFYGILGMLPSFLFLDFAPNLILLLDPKIAFNLIFLALFASGLCFLLWNHATLLIGAIKTNVYVYLTPLITIIVSFFVLGEKLSILALFGAFLTLLGVILAESKFSKPISLII, from the coding sequence TTGTTTATTTTATGTCCAAGATTCCTAAAATCTACCCTAAAGGACGAATCTTATCTAATTCTAGCCGGACTTAGCGGAATCACAATTTACAATCTCTTTTTAAATCTTGCAATGGATTATTCTAAAGTATCAAATGTCAGTGTCATCATTGCAACAGCACCACTTTTTACTGCGCTACTTGCAGCATTTTTAAAAATCGAAAAACTTTCATTTATCTTTTTTGTTGCCTTTATCTTGTGTATGAGCGGAATCGTGCTTTTAAGCTATGAAGATGAGGGATTCTCCTTTAACCCTTTGGGTGATAGTTTTGCGCTTTTATCGGCACTTGGCTGGGCAGCTTACTCACTTTTAATCCTCAAGATTATGCACAAGAGAGGAAATCTTATCTTGATTACACGCCGCATAATCTTTTATGGAATTTTAGGAATGCTGCCGAGCTTTTTATTTTTGGATTTTGCTCCAAATTTAATACTTTTATTAGATCCAAAAATCGCTTTTAATCTGATTTTTTTAGCACTTTTTGCTTCAGGATTATGCTTTTTATTATGGAATCACGCAACACTACTTATCGGTGCTATTAAAACAAATGTTTATGTTTATTTAACACCTCTCATTACTATTATTGTTTCTTTTTTTGTTTTGGGAGAAAAACTCTCTATTTTAGCCCTATTTGGTGCATTCTTAACTCTTCTCGGAGTTATCTTAGCGGAGTCCAAATTCTCAAAACCTATCTCCTTAATAATTTAA
- a CDS encoding adenylate kinase, which yields MKKLFLVIGAPGSGKTTDAEIISKNNSESIVHYSTGELLRAEVASGSELGKLIESYTSKGNLVPLEIVVKTIVDAIANAVKDIVLIDGYPRSVEQMLELDKILKDKKDIELVSVIEVEVSRETACDRVLGRARGADDNVEVFNNRMEVYQTPLKEIQDFYSKKAVLKKISGERTIEEITSEMEAFIKSKI from the coding sequence ATGAAAAAGTTATTTTTAGTCATCGGGGCACCCGGAAGTGGTAAAACTACGGACGCAGAGATTATTAGCAAGAATAATAGTGAGAGCATTGTGCATTATTCTACCGGGGAATTATTACGTGCAGAAGTGGCAAGCGGAAGTGAGCTTGGAAAGCTAATTGAGAGCTATACAAGCAAAGGGAATCTTGTGCCGCTTGAAATTGTCGTCAAAACAATTGTAGATGCGATAGCCAATGCGGTGAAAGATATTGTGCTCATTGATGGCTATCCTCGTAGCGTGGAGCAAATGTTGGAGCTAGATAAGATTCTAAAAGACAAAAAAGATATTGAGCTTGTCAGTGTGATTGAAGTAGAAGTAAGCAGAGAAACTGCTTGTGATAGAGTGCTTGGACGCGCTAGAGGTGCAGATGATAATGTAGAAGTATTCAATAATCGTATGGAAGTTTATCAAACACCGCTCAAGGAGATTCAGGATTTTTATAGCAAAAAAGCTGTGTTGAAAAAAATCAGTGGTGAGCGCACGATTGAGGAAATTACTTCCGAAATGGAAGCTTTTATTAAATCTAAAATTTAG
- a CDS encoding DctP family TRAP transporter solute-binding subunit, whose translation MKKILLVSVLAVFGLIGCGGDNNKEASAAAKGDSNKVYEVKFAHVVSANTPKGRAADFFAKRVEELTEGKIKVHVFPSAQLVDDDKVFQELKRNNVQLAAPSFSKFTPFAKEFNLWDVPFIFRDTEHLHKVMDGEVGKILKDVISSKGYIALDYWDAGFKQFSTNKKPIIEPSDAEGQKMRIMSSKVLEEQTKAVKAIPQVLPFGEVYSALQTGVVDAAENPLSNLYNSKFYEVQSSITISNHGYLGYLVVASEKFWKELPQDLQEKFSTAMREATIFEREESAKEEKMLLDKLKADDKTNTTIYELDEAQKQRWQDVMIAIYPKFYDLIGKDLIEKTLNTK comes from the coding sequence ATGAAAAAAATTCTTTTAGTTTCAGTTTTGGCTGTATTTGGATTAATAGGGTGCGGTGGAGACAATAATAAAGAAGCTAGTGCCGCTGCTAAGGGGGATTCCAATAAGGTTTATGAGGTGAAATTCGCGCATGTTGTGAGCGCAAATACACCAAAAGGGAGAGCAGCGGATTTCTTTGCCAAAAGAGTGGAGGAGCTCACAGAGGGGAAAATTAAAGTGCATGTATTTCCTTCAGCACAACTTGTAGATGATGACAAGGTTTTTCAAGAACTTAAACGCAACAATGTGCAACTTGCAGCACCTAGTTTTTCAAAATTTACGCCTTTTGCAAAAGAGTTTAATCTTTGGGACGTTCCTTTTATTTTCCGCGATACTGAACATTTGCATAAAGTAATGGATGGAGAAGTAGGAAAAATCCTAAAAGATGTGATTTCAAGTAAAGGTTACATTGCGCTTGATTATTGGGACGCAGGATTCAAACAATTTAGCACAAACAAAAAACCAATCATAGAACCAAGTGATGCAGAAGGGCAAAAAATGAGAATTATGAGTTCTAAAGTGCTAGAAGAACAAACAAAAGCTGTCAAAGCGATTCCGCAAGTTTTGCCTTTTGGTGAAGTGTATTCTGCATTGCAAACAGGTGTAGTAGATGCGGCAGAAAATCCGCTTTCTAACCTCTATAATTCTAAATTCTATGAAGTGCAAAGCTCTATTACGATTTCAAATCATGGTTATTTGGGATATTTAGTTGTTGCAAGTGAGAAGTTTTGGAAAGAATTGCCACAAGATTTGCAAGAGAAATTTTCTACTGCAATGCGCGAAGCAACAATTTTTGAACGCGAAGAGAGTGCTAAGGAAGAAAAAATGTTGCTAGATAAATTAAAAGCTGATGATAAGACAAATACAACCATCTATGAGTTAGATGAAGCACAAAAACAACGATGGCAAGATGTGATGATTGCAATCTACCCTAAGTTTTATGATTTAATCGGCAAAGATTTGATTGAGAAAACGCTGAATACAAAATAA
- the pseH gene encoding UDP-4-amino-4,6-dideoxy-N-acetyl-beta-L-altrosamine N-acetyltransferase, giving the protein MMLKNFVDLDEIEKVLVFGWRNHLKIAPLMRTQTITLKEHLQFMESLKQDSTKQYFLALQDDEILGVLCFIDIQHGISCEFGIYQNPDLKGYGAALMEAMLKYAQETLGVVKIYACALNTNQKAISLYQRFGFQFTNKDAQMSYFVFSAGGGAIKATLLHFFSTQTTILATQDYSLLAYKIHKASKNVESQSLRAIPSPFLSLCA; this is encoded by the coding sequence ATGATGTTAAAAAATTTTGTGGATTTAGATGAGATAGAAAAGGTTTTGGTGTTTGGGTGGCGCAATCACCTAAAAATTGCCCCTTTGATGAGAACACAGACGATTACGCTAAAAGAACACTTGCAATTTATGGAATCCTTGAAGCAGGATTCCACGAAACAATATTTTTTGGCTTTGCAAGACGATGAAATCTTGGGGGTGCTTTGCTTTATAGACATTCAGCACGGAATCTCTTGTGAGTTTGGAATCTATCAAAACCCAGATTTAAAGGGATATGGAGCGGCATTAATGGAAGCAATGCTAAAATACGCGCAAGAGACGCTAGGAGTTGTGAAAATTTACGCCTGTGCCTTGAACACGAATCAAAAGGCGATTTCTCTTTACCAAAGATTTGGTTTTCAATTTACAAATAAGGACGCGCAAATGAGTTATTTCGTATTCTCTGCGGGGGGGGGGGCAATAAAAGCCACTTTACTCCATTTTTTTTCCACACAAACTACAATTTTAGCTACACAGGATTATTCACTTCTTGCTTACAAAATACACAAAGCTTCCAAAAATGTGGAATCGCAAAGCTTAAGGGCGATTCCAAGCCCATTTTTAAGCCTATGCGCGTAA
- a CDS encoding TRAP transporter small permease: protein MIQKPFLWAHKDSGVNKLFAILDKIIAGINKNVAVIGMALGIAITAINVSVRYIAGFYPEIGSLTWAEEVARYCFLWSAFFGAAYGFRKGVHISVTMLVEKFPPALAKTCVLLTHILNSIFLGFMFYASLMVCYLNYEIGYMSEALHEVPLWVFLLCLPIAFLGATYRSIEKIYEVSWTDADKVVKNAEEEMIHDSVIKD from the coding sequence ATGATTCAGAAACCTTTTTTGTGGGCACATAAGGATTCTGGTGTCAATAAGCTTTTTGCTATTTTAGACAAGATTATTGCAGGAATCAATAAAAATGTTGCAGTCATTGGAATGGCACTTGGAATCGCAATTACCGCAATTAATGTGAGTGTGCGTTACATTGCGGGATTCTATCCAGAGATTGGCTCGCTCACTTGGGCAGAGGAAGTAGCAAGATATTGTTTTTTGTGGTCAGCATTTTTTGGTGCGGCGTATGGATTTAGAAAGGGTGTGCATATTTCTGTAACTATGCTAGTTGAGAAGTTTCCACCAGCACTTGCCAAAACTTGTGTGCTATTAACACATATCCTCAATTCTATTTTTCTAGGCTTTATGTTTTATGCTAGTTTAATGGTTTGCTATTTGAACTATGAAATTGGTTATATGAGTGAAGCGTTACACGAAGTGCCTTTGTGGGTGTTTCTCCTTTGTTTGCCTATTGCATTTTTAGGAGCAACTTATCGTTCCATAGAAAAAATCTATGAAGTTTCTTGGACAGATGCAGACAAAGTTGTAAAAAATGCAGAGGAAGAGATGATTCACGATTCTGTGATTAAAGATTAG
- the ppa gene encoding inorganic diphosphatase: MNVSKISVGENPNKLNVIIEIPYGSNIKYEIDKESGAVVVDRVMYSAMFYPANYGFVPNTLSDDGDPADVLVLNEYPLQAGSVIKARLIGVLIMEDESGMDEKLLAVPISKIDPRYDRIQSLEDLPQITLDRIKNFFETYKALEPNKWVKVKEYKDLNAAKEILDKAIKNYK; this comes from the coding sequence ATGAATGTATCAAAAATCAGTGTAGGAGAGAATCCTAATAAACTCAATGTTATAATTGAGATTCCTTATGGAAGTAACATTAAATATGAGATTGATAAGGAATCTGGTGCAGTCGTGGTAGATAGGGTAATGTATAGTGCAATGTTTTATCCTGCGAATTATGGTTTCGTTCCAAATACACTAAGTGATGATGGAGACCCAGCAGATGTGTTGGTGCTAAACGAATATCCTTTGCAGGCTGGAAGTGTAATTAAAGCGCGTTTGATTGGTGTTTTGATTATGGAAGATGAAAGTGGAATGGACGAAAAACTCCTTGCTGTGCCTATTAGTAAGATAGATCCAAGATACGATAGAATCCAAAGCCTAGAGGATTTGCCACAAATCACATTAGATAGGATTAAAAATTTCTTTGAAACTTATAAGGCTTTAGAACCAAATAAATGGGTGAAAGTTAAGGAATACAAAGATTTAAATGCTGCCAAAGAAATTTTGGATAAAGCAATCAAAAATTACAAATAA
- a CDS encoding TRAP transporter large permease produces the protein MSVAFLLIVLFGLLLVGVPVAISLGVSAVITMLLFSSYDVMGVPEIMLNGLKPALMAIPMFILAGSLMSKGSSAQRIVDFARSIVGHLPGGLPMSAILACIIFAAVSGSSPATVVAIGSVMFVALSQAGYPKSYSVGAITSAGSLGILIPPSVVMIVYGVTAEVSIEKLFMAGVIPGVMIGGMMMVYAYFGARRLGFKATEPAKFSERWAKFKEAFWALLIVIVVIGGIYAGLFTATEAAGISAVYAFIVSIFVYKDIKIKELYGVLLDAAITTAMIFFIIGFAVVFAHFLTSERIPHMIAESLVNMNMSWWLFLILVNIALFIMGQFMEPSSVVMIMTPLLLPIALQLGIDPIHFGIAMIVNMELGMLTPPVGLNLFVASSLTGLSLKDVTLSVIPWLCVLLLGLGLVTYVPEISLWLPNLLD, from the coding sequence ATGAGTGTTGCATTTTTGCTAATTGTATTGTTTGGTTTGTTATTAGTAGGTGTGCCAGTCGCCATTTCTCTTGGGGTAAGTGCGGTAATTACAATGCTGTTGTTTAGCTCTTATGATGTTATGGGTGTGCCTGAAATTATGCTTAATGGCTTAAAACCTGCTTTAATGGCGATTCCAATGTTTATTTTGGCGGGTTCTTTGATGAGCAAAGGAAGCTCTGCACAAAGAATCGTAGATTTTGCAAGAAGCATTGTGGGGCATTTACCCGGTGGTCTCCCAATGAGTGCGATTTTGGCTTGTATTATCTTTGCTGCTGTGAGTGGAAGTTCTCCTGCGACGGTTGTTGCGATTGGTTCTGTAATGTTTGTGGCTCTTAGCCAAGCAGGCTATCCCAAAAGCTATTCAGTAGGGGCGATTACTTCTGCGGGAAGTCTTGGGATTTTGATTCCACCTTCTGTTGTAATGATTGTTTATGGGGTAACTGCGGAAGTTTCTATTGAAAAATTATTTATGGCAGGCGTTATTCCGGGTGTAATGATTGGTGGAATGATGATGGTTTATGCGTATTTTGGTGCGAGACGATTAGGATTCAAAGCGACAGAACCTGCAAAATTTAGTGAGCGTTGGGCTAAATTCAAAGAAGCATTTTGGGCATTACTCATTGTGATTGTGGTGATTGGCGGAATCTACGCAGGGCTTTTCACAGCCACAGAGGCAGCGGGAATTAGTGCAGTATATGCTTTCATTGTATCTATTTTTGTTTATAAAGATATTAAGATAAAAGAGCTTTATGGAGTGCTTTTGGACGCAGCAATTACCACAGCAATGATTTTCTTTATCATTGGCTTTGCGGTTGTGTTTGCGCATTTCCTCACAAGTGAGCGGATTCCACATATGATTGCTGAATCGCTAGTGAATATGAATATGAGCTGGTGGTTATTCTTGATTTTAGTGAATATCGCACTTTTTATTATGGGACAATTTATGGAGCCTAGCTCTGTCGTGATGATTATGACACCTTTATTATTGCCGATAGCTTTACAACTAGGAATTGACCCGATTCACTTTGGAATCGCAATGATTGTCAATATGGAACTAGGTATGCTAACCCCGCCTGTGGGCTTAAATCTCTTTGTAGCAAGCTCGCTTACGGGTTTAAGTCTCAAAGATGTTACCCTCTCGGTAATTCCTTGGCTCTGTGTCTTGCTCTTAGGGCTTGGGCTTGTTACTTATGTGCCAGAAATTTCACTTTGGTTGCCAAATTTACTTGATTAA
- a CDS encoding formyltransferase family protein, with amino-acid sequence MKVAILTSPNQWFIPYAKELESKIPNAKLYFSHKDLKESYGIVFILSYHQLIEQEFLDLHEYNLVIHASALPKGKGWSPLFWQVLEGKDSIVFTLFRADAKADNGAIYLQETLHLSGLELYEELRDKQAKMCQKLCLEFLEKFPTLSPKAQSGEESFYPKRSPKDSELDIAKSLESQFNLLRIVSNEEFPAFFIKEGKKFVLKIYVCDSADSAGGGE; translated from the coding sequence ATGAAGGTGGCGATTCTTACTTCTCCAAACCAGTGGTTTATCCCTTATGCAAAAGAGCTAGAAAGCAAGATTCCAAATGCCAAGCTGTATTTTTCTCATAAAGATTTAAAGGAATCTTATGGAATCGTTTTTATCCTCTCCTATCATCAACTAATAGAGCAAGAGTTTTTAGATTTGCACGAATACAATCTCGTGATTCACGCGTCTGCACTACCCAAAGGCAAAGGTTGGTCGCCTCTTTTTTGGCAGGTGCTAGAGGGTAAGGATTCCATTGTTTTTACGCTTTTTAGAGCAGATGCAAAAGCAGATAATGGCGCGATTTATTTGCAAGAAACTTTGCATTTAAGCGGATTAGAGCTTTATGAGGAACTAAGAGACAAGCAAGCCAAGATGTGCCAAAAGCTATGTTTGGAGTTTTTGGAAAAATTCCCAACTTTAAGTCCAAAGGCGCAGAGCGGAGAGGAGAGCTTCTACCCTAAGCGAAGCCCAAAAGATAGTGAGCTAGATATTGCAAAAAGTTTGGAGTCGCAATTTAATCTTTTGAGGATTGTGAGCAATGAGGAGTTCCCTGCGTTTTTTATTAAAGAGGGTAAAAAATTTGTGCTAAAAATCTATGTCTGCGATTCTGCCGATTCTGCGGGGGGGGGGGAATAA
- a CDS encoding cytochrome c biogenesis protein CcdA gives MEESLFGFFESAPHLISLVAGILTFISPCILPLIPAYLSYISEISLREMKDSKNLDLRKRFRILRSAVFFVLGFGIVFVLLGAVAARILQGWILLSPILRYLAGGILIIFGLHILGILRIPFLNYTKNFCTEYNFSFLKDFFAPFLLGVSFALGWTPCVGPILASIISLASLEEGSGIALLVIYTLGLSLPFLFCALLIGYAFNFLEWIKAYFKWIEWCAGGLLICIGILVVSGGMSALSAYLVGILG, from the coding sequence GTGGAAGAATCACTGTTTGGGTTTTTTGAGAGTGCTCCACATTTAATCAGCTTAGTCGCAGGGATTCTAACTTTTATTAGCCCTTGCATTTTGCCACTTATTCCTGCATATCTCTCGTATATCTCTGAAATTTCACTACGAGAAATGAAAGATTCTAAAAACTTGGATTTAAGGAAGCGATTTAGAATCTTAAGAAGCGCAGTATTTTTTGTTTTGGGATTTGGAATCGTTTTTGTCCTATTGGGTGCAGTGGCTGCTAGAATCTTACAAGGATGGATTCTTTTAAGCCCTATTTTGCGTTATCTTGCAGGTGGAATCTTAATTATCTTTGGGCTGCATATCTTAGGAATTTTGAGGATTCCATTTTTAAATTATACAAAAAACTTTTGCACAGAATACAACTTTTCTTTTTTGAAAGACTTTTTCGCCCCCTTTTTGCTTGGCGTGAGTTTTGCACTCGGTTGGACGCCTTGCGTGGGTCCAATTTTGGCAAGCATTATTTCCCTAGCTAGTTTAGAAGAGGGAAGCGGAATTGCATTGCTTGTGATTTACACGCTTGGACTTTCGCTCCCTTTCTTGTTTTGCGCACTACTCATTGGCTATGCTTTTAATTTTTTAGAATGGATTAAGGCTTATTTTAAGTGGATTGAATGGTGTGCAGGAGGGCTTTTGATTTGCATTGGAATCCTTGTTGTAAGTGGAGGAATGAGCGCATTATCCGCTTATCTTGTAGGGATTTTGGGCTAG